Proteins from one Plodia interpunctella isolate USDA-ARS_2022_Savannah chromosome 3, ilPloInte3.2, whole genome shotgun sequence genomic window:
- the LOC135309687 gene encoding collagen alpha-1(III) chain-like: protein MSCKGIVITFTVAVITEIACQQIAESNSTDDNLVCGTDVRTYFYHEVESIFGLKILHPGPCILQANFRRDLTGIHGNLPKFVYDSNKQAFGYSEYGGGCPWPGSSCGQRPAGCGSCTWWPGGVTCDWGCRPGVRPVEEFIPGGKDVPVEESGYRPGGKDKPGGNGKPGGKGKPGGKGKPGGKGKPGGKGKPGGKGKPGGKKKPGGKGKPGGKGKPGGKGKPGGKGKPGGKDKPGGKPGGKVLPEENGKPGEGKPGGKNQPEEIGKPGGEGKPGGKDKPEENGKPGGEGKPGGKDKAEENGKPGGEGKPGGKDKPEENGKSRGDGKPGEKDKPKDDDKSGEGETTPGDESELISEEESIDENENEFDPENDKVNQSEEGNHYGPDKEDDGENETESEEYKSPENDKVPSSGENGREPSKEDKGAETGEHRPGKEDKGTQTDEQGPSKKDKGTQTDEHSPGKYDKGTQTDENTPGKGEVGTQTDKHSPGKEDEGTQNGEYKPGEKDDRPVIDGKDDRGKTGEKKTDECVRKPKNGGKCGKPKGCNKEGCIFG from the exons ATGTCTTGTAAAG gtattgtaattacttttacgGTTGCTGTAATAACTGAAATTGCCTGTCAACAAATTGCTGAATCTAATAGCACTGATGATAACTTAGTATGCGGAACTGATGTTAGAACATACTTTTACCACGAAGTTGAATCAATATTCGGTTTAAAAATTCTGCATCCGGGTCCATGTATATTACAAGCGAACTTTAGACGTGACCTTACAGGAATTCATGGGAATTTGCCGAAATTTGTTTATGACAGTAACAAACAAGCCTTTGGGTATTCTGAATATGGAGGTGGGTGTCCATGGCCTGGAAGCTCATGTGGCCAGAGACCAGCAGGGTGTGGAAGTTGTACGTGGTGGCCTGGAGGTGTCACGTGTGATTGGGGATGCCGACCTGGAGTAAGGCCTGTAGAAGAGTTTATACCTGGTGGAAAAGACGTACCGGTTGAAGAATCTGGTTACAGACCTGGAGGGAAAGATAAACCTGGAGGAAATGGCAAACCCGGAGGAAAAGGTAAACCAGGAGGGAAAGGAAAACCTGGAGGAAAAGGTAAACCAGGAGGAAAAGGAAAACCTGGAGGAAAAGGTAAACCAggaggtaaaaaaaaaccaggAGGAAAAGGTAAACCTGGAGGTAAAGGGAAACCAGGAGGTAAAGGGAAACCAGGAGGAAAAGGCAAACCTGGAGGAAAAGATAAGCCAGGAGGAAAACCTGGAGGCAAAGTTCTGCCAGAAGAAAATGGCAAACCAGGAGAAGGAAAACCTGGAGGTAAAAATCAGCCAGAAGAAATTGGTAAACCAGGGGGAGAAGGAAAACCTGGAGGTAAAGATAAGCCAGAAGAAAATGGTAAACCAGGAGGAGAAGGAAAACCTGGAGGTAAAGATAAGGCAGAAGAAAATGGTAAACCAGGAGGAGAAGGAAAACCTGGAGGTAAAGATAAGCCAGAAGAAAATGGTAAATCACGAGGAGACGGAAAACCAGGAGAAAAAGATAAGCCAAAAGATGATGACAAATCTGGCGAAGGTGAAACCACACCCGGAGATGAAAGCGAACTTATATCTGAGGAAGAAAGCATAGacgaaaatgaaaatgaatttgATCCAGAAAATGATAAAGTAAACCAGTCGGAAGAAGGAAATCATTATGGTCCAGACAAAGAAGACGATGGAGAAAATGAAACGGAAAGTGAAGAATATAAGTCCCCCGAAAATGACAAAGTGCCGAGTTCTGGGGAAAATGGAAGAGAACCGAGTAAAGAAGATAAAGGGGCGGAGACAGGAGAACACAGACCAGGCAAAGAAGACAAAGGGACCCAGACGGATGAACAAGGTCCGAGCAAAAAAGACAAAGGAACTCAGACAGACGAACACAGTCCGGGAAAATATGACAAAGGCACACAGACAGATGAAAACACTCCGGGCAAAGGAGAAGTgggtacacagacagacaagcacAGTCCAGGGAAAGAAGATGAAGGCACACAGAATGGAGAATATAAACCCGGTGAAAAAGACGACAGACCAGTCATAGATGGCAAAGATGACAGAGGAAAGAcaggagaaaaaaaaactgacgaATGTGTACGTAAACCAAAAAATGGTGGAAAATGTGGCAAACCAAAAGGATGTAATAAAGAAGGCTGTATTTTCGGTTAG
- the LOC128683891 gene encoding collagen alpha-1(X) chain-like isoform X1 encodes MQCLRKNISFGILITTIALITEIYCPKELTTVFCGNIRQCYKNNELKAGLEYLLPFINILIYSGIKNSTQFDSDVKMYKNHNIRFMLERSKHLGSCILQADSRRVPKGIYGILPKLLLMDKLKWIKKPIGDGKQRWVHKPGAAGKPRDVGRPKENGKPVDAGRPKGNGRPKGDGIPKGDGNPKWDGRPRGRPKEKNKPREKGKPGGKDKPEGKGKPGGKGKPGKKDKPGKKDKPGGKGKPGGKGKPGGKGRPEEKFRPREEKYIDYYEEYGPIEGDDLKTSTEEEETIEIIW; translated from the exons ATGCAATGtctaagaaaaaatatttcattcg GTATTCTAATCACGACGATTGCattaataactgaaatttacTGTCCGAAAGAACTAACTACTGTATTTTGTGGAAATATTAGacaatgttacaaaaataacgaACTTAAGGCTGGACTAGAGTATTTGTTACCATTTATcaatatactaatttatagCGGAATAAAGAACAGCACCCAATTCGATAGTGACgttaaaatgtacaaaaatcataatatacgATTTATGTTAGAAAGATCAAAACATCTGGGTTCGTGTATATTACAAGCTGATTCTAGACGTGTCCCAAAAGGAATTTACGGAATATTACCGAAATTGTTATTGATGGACAAATTGAAATGGATTAAAAAACCTATTGGGGATGGAAAACAGAGATGGGTTCACAAACCAGGAGCGGCTGGCAAACCTAGAGATGTAGGTAGACCAAAAGAGAATGGTAAGCCGGTTGACGCAGGTAGACCAAAAGGCAACGGCAGACCTAAAGGGGATGGCATACCTAAGGGGGATGGCAATCCAAAATGGGATGGCAGACCAAGAGGTCGGCCTAAAGAAAAGAACAAACCAAGAGAAAAAGGTAAACCAGGCGGAAAAGATAAACCAGAAGGGAAAGGAAAACCTGGTGGAAAAGGTAAACCAGGCAAAAAAGATAAACCGGGCAAAAAAGATAAACCGGGAGGAAAAGGCAAACCAGGCGGAAAAGGCAAACCAGGTGGAAAGGGTAGACCAGAGGAAAAATTCAGACCCAgagaagaaaaatacattgattACTACGAAGAATACGGTCCAATCGAAGGTGACGATCTAAAAACTTCAACTGAAGAAGAGGAAACAATAGAAATCATATGGTAG
- the LOC128683891 gene encoding collagen alpha-1(X) chain-like isoform X2 — MVCKGILITTIALITEIYCPKELTTVFCGNIRQCYKNNELKAGLEYLLPFINILIYSGIKNSTQFDSDVKMYKNHNIRFMLERSKHLGSCILQADSRRVPKGIYGILPKLLLMDKLKWIKKPIGDGKQRWVHKPGAAGKPRDVGRPKENGKPVDAGRPKGNGRPKGDGIPKGDGNPKWDGRPRGRPKEKNKPREKGKPGGKDKPEGKGKPGGKGKPGKKDKPGKKDKPGGKGKPGGKGKPGGKGRPEEKFRPREEKYIDYYEEYGPIEGDDLKTSTEEEETIEIIW, encoded by the exons ATGGTCTGTAAAG GTATTCTAATCACGACGATTGCattaataactgaaatttacTGTCCGAAAGAACTAACTACTGTATTTTGTGGAAATATTAGacaatgttacaaaaataacgaACTTAAGGCTGGACTAGAGTATTTGTTACCATTTATcaatatactaatttatagCGGAATAAAGAACAGCACCCAATTCGATAGTGACgttaaaatgtacaaaaatcataatatacgATTTATGTTAGAAAGATCAAAACATCTGGGTTCGTGTATATTACAAGCTGATTCTAGACGTGTCCCAAAAGGAATTTACGGAATATTACCGAAATTGTTATTGATGGACAAATTGAAATGGATTAAAAAACCTATTGGGGATGGAAAACAGAGATGGGTTCACAAACCAGGAGCGGCTGGCAAACCTAGAGATGTAGGTAGACCAAAAGAGAATGGTAAGCCGGTTGACGCAGGTAGACCAAAAGGCAACGGCAGACCTAAAGGGGATGGCATACCTAAGGGGGATGGCAATCCAAAATGGGATGGCAGACCAAGAGGTCGGCCTAAAGAAAAGAACAAACCAAGAGAAAAAGGTAAACCAGGCGGAAAAGATAAACCAGAAGGGAAAGGAAAACCTGGTGGAAAAGGTAAACCAGGCAAAAAAGATAAACCGGGCAAAAAAGATAAACCGGGAGGAAAAGGCAAACCAGGCGGAAAAGGCAAACCAGGTGGAAAGGGTAGACCAGAGGAAAAATTCAGACCCAgagaagaaaaatacattgattACTACGAAGAATACGGTCCAATCGAAGGTGACGATCTAAAAACTTCAACTGAAGAAGAGGAAACAATAGAAATCATATGGTAG